A window from Kovacikia minuta CCNUW1 encodes these proteins:
- a CDS encoding GlsB/YeaQ/YmgE family stress response membrane protein, which translates to MNILAWIILGLIAGAIAKAIYPGNQGGGILGTMLLGIIGAFVGGSLYSFLTTGTLALTSAGLSLGGIVVAVLGALVALFIYYALTRRSTTY; encoded by the coding sequence ATGAATATCTTGGCTTGGATTATTTTAGGTCTGATTGCAGGGGCGATCGCCAAAGCAATTTATCCCGGTAATCAGGGCGGTGGCATTCTGGGAACCATGCTATTGGGTATTATTGGTGCCTTTGTTGGTGGTAGCCTCTATAGCTTCTTGACCACAGGAACACTTGCATTGACCTCAGCAGGTCTAAGTCTGGGTGGCATTGTAGTAGCAGTCCTGGGTGCGTTGGTGGCGCTGTTTATCTACTATGCGTTAACTCGTCGTAGTACCACCTACTAA
- a CDS encoding STAS domain-containing protein encodes MIGSKIPEILETYEEDLLAEWERELGGINPRKGLIKEAELHEECREFLSLLRIAVQQGNLTNIRATEWRNVREMLTSISRSRSQKGFTPTETAMFVFSFKQPLFKRLRQQLQEPAELGEEIWQATTLFDQLGLLSVEIYQKTREEVILRQQEELLELSTPVVKLWDGILALPIIGTLDSARTQVVMESLLQSIVATGSEIAIIDITGVPTVDTLTAQHLLKTVTAARLMGADCIISGIRPQIAQTIVYLGIDLTEVMTKATLADAFFVALKRLGANITRSQAK; translated from the coding sequence ATGATTGGAAGCAAAATACCAGAGATCCTGGAAACCTACGAAGAAGATCTGCTGGCGGAATGGGAGCGGGAGTTAGGGGGCATCAATCCGCGAAAAGGGTTGATCAAAGAAGCAGAGCTACACGAGGAGTGCCGTGAATTTCTAAGTTTGTTACGAATTGCAGTCCAGCAGGGTAATTTAACCAATATTCGGGCAACAGAGTGGCGAAATGTGCGGGAGATGCTGACCAGCATTTCCCGATCGCGATCTCAAAAGGGCTTCACCCCTACTGAAACGGCAATGTTTGTCTTTTCGTTTAAACAACCGCTCTTTAAGCGATTGCGCCAACAGTTACAAGAACCGGCTGAGTTGGGCGAAGAGATTTGGCAAGCTACCACCCTATTCGACCAGCTAGGATTACTGTCCGTGGAGATCTATCAAAAAACACGGGAAGAGGTGATTTTGCGACAGCAGGAGGAGTTGCTAGAACTATCGACTCCTGTCGTTAAACTATGGGATGGAATTTTGGCGCTGCCGATCATTGGAACCTTGGATAGTGCCCGCACCCAGGTCGTGATGGAGTCTCTATTGCAGTCGATCGTCGCGACGGGTTCAGAAATTGCCATTATTGACATTACTGGGGTTCCCACTGTTGATACCCTGACGGCTCAACATTTGCTCAAAACGGTGACCGCAGCCCGCCTGATGGGAGCCGATTGTATTATCAGCGGCATTCGTCCGCAAATTGCCCAGACGATCGTATATCTCGGCATTGATTTGACCGAGGTGATGACAAAGGCAACCCTGGCCGATGCCTTTTTTGTCGCACTGAAGCGATTGGGAGCAAACATTACACGCTCCCAGGCAAAGTAG
- a CDS encoding STAS domain-containing protein produces MERIPILQMGNFLIVTIQVDMHDQLAMTLQDDLTNRISQTSAHGVLIDISALEIVDSFIGRVLGNIAKMAQVLDAKTVVVGMQPAVAITLVELGLSLTGIRTALNVEKGMALLQASTDPTTDSQVTATKGHLDDNAEA; encoded by the coding sequence ATGGAACGGATTCCCATCCTTCAAATGGGCAACTTCCTGATTGTCACCATTCAGGTCGATATGCACGATCAACTTGCCATGACGCTCCAGGATGACCTGACCAACCGCATTTCACAAACATCTGCCCACGGTGTTTTGATTGATATTTCAGCCTTAGAAATTGTCGATTCCTTTATTGGTAGAGTTCTAGGCAATATCGCTAAAATGGCACAGGTTTTGGATGCTAAAACAGTCGTCGTCGGGATGCAACCAGCCGTAGCCATTACTCTAGTCGAGTTGGGATTGTCGCTGACGGGCATTCGCACCGCCTTAAATGTGGAAAAGGGAATGGCGTTGCTGCAAGCATCCACCGACCCAACCACCGATTCTCAGGTCACTGCCACCAAAGGTCATCTAGATGACAATGCAGAAGCCTGA